In the Melanotaenia boesemani isolate fMelBoe1 chromosome 14, fMelBoe1.pri, whole genome shotgun sequence genome, AATCTCATATCAagcactgaaagaaaaaaagcaatgtTAAATCAGAATACTGCAGTCTACTGCAGTATTCTGATTTTTACATTTGAGATGGACTGTTACCCAAAACATCAAGTGCCGTGAGACTGACATACCTGATGATGACCATGGTGAAGTCGAAGAGGTTTGTTTGATTTACAAAGTACTGCAGTTGGAATGCCAGGATATTTAAGATCATCTCAATTGTGAACAACACTGTGAACATTAAGTTACACACTCCTAATACTCTCGTCATTTCCTGAGGCTGCAGGAGAAAAAGAtagaaagaataataaaaaaaaatttaaataaaatggcagCTTTAACAGATCtctgcattttaaaacatttgtggtGTTTTCTCTCACCTGATCATGGTGGTCAACAGCCATTTCGATAACATTAAGgacaattaaaactgagattGTATTTTGAAAGCAACTGCCCTCCACCATTCGCTTAATTTTCCCAAGCAGACCAGGTGAGTACTCAAGCTGAAAGATAAGGGAATTGGGCTTTGTGATGCATGGTTATTTACGCAGTTAAATCTCTGCCTATGGTGTAGCCAGTTGTGTTCTACTCTTACCAGTGACATATTTCCCCAGTTCTCTTCGCCAGTCCAGGATGGCCATCTAATCaaactgttgataaaaaaaacacagcaataaattctATTCTGCAgccatttagcagacgcttttatccaaagcgacttacatttgatcATCTGTAAATGGGGGAAGAGGTTGTTATATTCAAGGTGAATCACAATACAACTGAATGGATGTGTTTATTCAATGTTTAAACTCTGAAATGACAGTTTTAATTACTCACTCACTTTAAAacagggatccccaactccaGTCCACAAcacccactgtcctgcagacttttgatgtttccctgcttcaacacaactgactcaaattaatggctcagtggcagacttgtgcagaacttgtcagagatccatttaatctgaaccaggtgtgttgcagtcGGGGAACATCATAGGATAGTAGGCCTCCAAGATCAGGGTTGGGAGTCACTGCTTTAAAGTTTTGAGGTGGCATAAGCAGCTAGCCCAGTATCTAACCTTTTTACGAATCGAGCCAGCAGCTTGATGACCTTGTAGAATCGGACTTTGAAGATGATCACAGACCCAAAcacctttttccttccttttttcatGGCCTCTGAGAAATGGGAGGCGATGACGACAGTAGCAACATTCATCAAAATGAATGAGCCCACCTGATGAggaaagtaaaaattaaaacatgaactgAACTAAATTTATTAAGGGACAAAACACTAGCTCAGAGAATTTCCAACTTTGTTAcattaataagtaaatattaTAGATTTTTAACTGCAATATATATTCACAGGGACtcaatttctttgtttaaacatttgtttttatttattcatgaagtcattcaacattttattttattttataaaactttGAGGAATTATGATTTTGTACCAAAACATAAAGACCAGTTGGTACTTACAGCAGTCATAAGTATAAACGGTATAATACTCCAGATGGAATGAGTGTCCATCACGAGGTACATAATATCCGTCCAACCTATAAGGGTGATGACCTGGAggtacagaaagcagtaaaagtcAACAATCTTCAGAAAACCCAGCTAGATACAGACAAAGATAGATTTCCTAAACTGTTACACAGGCTTCAATATTTCCCTAAATAACTAAGTAATTAGtggaaattatttcattttaatcaagttGTTATTGACattcatctaaaataaaaatcataacaAAACGCTGAATAAACTAATTTACTGAAGCTGAATCAACATAAATGACATGATTTTTAGTGCAGCACACACAAATTACTTGATCAACCAaaacgaacacacacacagagttccTGCTGCAAAGTAGCTGAAAAATCCATTTAAGTTTGTCAATTAGTCTAAGTAAGGTGAACTTGAAATCGTCTGGT is a window encoding:
- the LOC121653234 gene encoding voltage-dependent T-type calcium channel subunit alpha-1I-like, which translates into the protein MNVATVVIASHFSEAMKKGRKKVFGSVIIFKVRFYKVIKLLARFVKSLIRWPSWTGEENWGNMSLLEYSPGLLGKIKRMVEGSCFQNTISVLIVLNVIEMAVDHHDQPQEMTRVLGVCNLMFTVLFTIEMILNILAFQLQYFVNQTNLFDFTMVIISVWEELSHTNCRLSVLRALRVLRCVKLRFMPKLRKQLRVLWKSMKDVSTLCWLMLFFIFFFSVMGMHLFGCKM